From Actinosynnema mirum DSM 43827, a single genomic window includes:
- the dapB gene encoding 4-hydroxy-tetrahydrodipicolinate reductase, which translates to MSQRSAADPIRVGVIGARGRMGGEVVKAVGAAADLVVAAELGPDDPLSALTDAGVEVAVDFTHPDAVMANVRFCVENGVHAVVGTSGLDPARLGEIAGWLGDEPGTGVLFAPNFAIGAVLTMRFAELAAKYYDSAEVIELHHPRKADAPSGTAAHTAQLIARAREAAGVDAMPDATTQELDGARGAQVDGVRVHSLRIAGMIAHQEVVFGTEGETLTLRHDSLHRSSFMPGVLLGVRSVFDHPGLSVGLDKYLDL; encoded by the coding sequence TTGAGTCAGCGTTCTGCCGCCGATCCGATCAGGGTCGGCGTGATCGGGGCACGGGGCCGGATGGGCGGCGAGGTCGTCAAGGCCGTCGGCGCGGCGGCCGACCTGGTCGTCGCGGCCGAGCTCGGCCCGGACGACCCGCTGTCCGCCCTCACCGACGCCGGGGTCGAGGTCGCGGTCGACTTCACCCACCCCGACGCGGTCATGGCGAACGTCCGGTTCTGCGTCGAGAACGGCGTCCACGCCGTCGTCGGCACCTCCGGGCTCGACCCGGCCAGGCTCGGCGAGATCGCCGGGTGGCTCGGCGACGAGCCGGGCACCGGCGTGCTGTTCGCGCCGAACTTCGCGATCGGCGCGGTGCTGACCATGCGGTTCGCCGAGCTGGCCGCGAAGTACTACGACTCGGCCGAGGTCATCGAGCTGCACCACCCGCGCAAGGCCGACGCGCCCTCGGGCACGGCCGCGCACACCGCGCAGCTCATCGCCCGCGCCCGCGAGGCCGCCGGGGTCGACGCGATGCCCGACGCCACCACCCAGGAGCTGGACGGGGCGCGCGGGGCGCAGGTCGACGGGGTCCGGGTGCACTCGCTGCGGATCGCCGGGATGATCGCCCACCAGGAGGTCGTGTTCGGCACCGAGGGCGAGACGCTGACCCTGCGGCACGACTCGCTGCACCGGTCCTCGTTCATGCCGGGCGTCCTGCTGGGCGTGCGGTCGGTGTTCGACCACCCCGGCCTGTCGGTCGGACTCGACAAGTACCTGGACCTGTGA